The nucleotide sequence GACGATCGCACCGCCGACCGTCCGCCTTTTCACTTTAGCGAAGTCCGCCCCCTGCGGGTGGCGAAAATTCTGACTTGCCGCCGGATCGACCGGAGGCGAATCCCAAGCCGCCAAGAAAAACGGCCGCCCCGTATCAAAGTGGGCGGCCGTTAAAGTGAGATCATCGATGCAAACGGCGTGGGATCAGTCCCACCACCACTGGCCATCCTTCAAGCCTTCCAACGTGCCAGCCGTTTTCTGTTGCAGTTGCTTCACGGCCGAATCGCGGACCAAATGATCATCGCGGAGCGCCAAACGAGGCTGCATTTGAACGCCCCCGCCCAGCGGAGTCATCAGCTGGTTGCCCCGCCAAATCGCGTTGACCGCAGTTTGGACTTGCTGTGGAGCAGTTTCGGTTTGAACCGCCAACGAGGCCTCGTCGGCCAGCACGCCCAGGTTCCAGTCGGCTTGGCTGTAGAAATCTTGTTCTTGAATGTACGCCGCGGCGATTGCCAGATCGATCAGCTGTTCCAGTTCGGCATAGATGCGAACCTTGCCGGCGATCTGAGGATATTTGTCGGTGAAGTCTTGGCAAAACGCTTGGCTGGCGCGATTCACGCGGCCGGTTGCCTGGCGTTTGCCGCCGGCGACACGTTCATTGGCACCGACCAACTGAACACCCCGTTCGTCGATCCGCATCGCCAATCCATCTTCGCTGATAGCGACACCGTCGTAGTTCGGCTGGAAGTACCAACGCTCCATGGCATTGCTGGACACCGCGGCCGGGTTGGCTCGTTCGACGTAGCTCTTGACCGGAACCGGCAAGCGTTCCAGTCCGATGCCGATCAACTTCATTCGATAATCGGCTTCCACCAAGACGCGAGCAAAGTGGGTGTCGGCCGGAATGCCGCGGATCAACACGGTTTGCAGGCCCAGGTTCTTTTGCAAGTTGGCGGCCAACCACTTCGTTTGTGCGGGTTGGACGTTGCGTCCAACCCGGGCCATGAACTGCTGCAATTGCTGCAACCCTTCGGCGGTCGGGTCAATCGACACGCTGATCACGTTGGTCGGCGGCGTGTGAGGCGCAAAGGCACGCAGTGCCACCACCAAGTCTTCCAACAGTACGACCGGCTTGCCCGAACGCATCCCGATCAGACGTTCGGTGGCGTCGGCAAAGAAGCCTTCGGCGGGACCGGCCACAACGATGTCTTGCGTTTCGGGGTAATAGAAGACGTATCGAATGCTGGTCAGCCCGGCCAACGCACGGATCGGATCATCGATTTCTTCACCAGCAGCGATTCGTCGTGCGACTTCGGCTTCCAACCGGTTCAGCGACACCTTACGCATCGGACTGGTCTTCATCAGCTGCGATTCGGCTTGGCGGCGGGCCGCTTCGAAACGCTGACGAGCCAGAGACGCGTCAAAGCGTTTGACCTTCAAGACACCGGACGCATCGACGTCGACACCGGCGATCGGCTGGACGAAGTCAAAAATCACATCGCCGCCGTCACCGCCATCACCACCGTCGGCCAGGACGGACGCGGGACTGGAGGCCAGGAGCGCGGCAAGCGTTGCCAAGCAGGCGAAACGGGCGAAGCGGAAGGGAGATCGACTGGCTTGCATCGAAAAGACTGCCATCGGGGAAAAGTGTGGGTAGGAAGATCGCACGCCGAAGCAGCGGCGGTGCGGTCGGGTCGCCAGCCTTTGAGAATAGTCGGGCCCCATCGCATCAACAAGCAAATCGCAGGACTTTTCGGCTT is from Crateriforma conspicua and encodes:
- a CDS encoding DUF1598 domain-containing protein produces the protein MAVFSMQASRSPFRFARFACLATLAALLASSPASVLADGGDGGDGGDVIFDFVQPIAGVDVDASGVLKVKRFDASLARQRFEAARRQAESQLMKTSPMRKVSLNRLEAEVARRIAAGEEIDDPIRALAGLTSIRYVFYYPETQDIVVAGPAEGFFADATERLIGMRSGKPVVLLEDLVVALRAFAPHTPPTNVISVSIDPTAEGLQQLQQFMARVGRNVQPAQTKWLAANLQKNLGLQTVLIRGIPADTHFARVLVEADYRMKLIGIGLERLPVPVKSYVERANPAAVSSNAMERWYFQPNYDGVAISEDGLAMRIDERGVQLVGANERVAGGKRQATGRVNRASQAFCQDFTDKYPQIAGKVRIYAELEQLIDLAIAAAYIQEQDFYSQADWNLGVLADEASLAVQTETAPQQVQTAVNAIWRGNQLMTPLGGGVQMQPRLALRDDHLVRDSAVKQLQQKTAGTLEGLKDGQWWWD